One part of the Terriglobales bacterium genome encodes these proteins:
- a CDS encoding mechanosensitive ion channel family protein: MGHLPYPYAILGSVAVVVLAFVAKYAGDQMIDRIEDRKERYRRHQYLNTAVLVLGAAAIAVLWARLIENKSTFFGILGAGLAVALREPLLSIAARVAIFVGHIYSVGDRIEINKIGGDVIDVGFFYTRMLEIGNWISADQATGRIVQFSNSQIFGTPVYNYTQNFSYIWDEIQLPMTYRSNIDTATRIMLSSGEEYTREFLNKAEGELKQMDHYFLVPSVELKPHVYVSFDSNFVTLTMRYIVDPKKRRAAKSFLLEHILRETRERDDITYGSTTQDLTIHGSLDQSQKDTNLDRAA; this comes from the coding sequence ATGGGTCATCTACCGTATCCGTATGCAATCCTGGGCTCGGTCGCCGTCGTGGTACTCGCGTTTGTAGCGAAGTACGCCGGGGATCAGATGATCGACAGGATTGAGGACCGGAAGGAACGGTACCGCCGTCACCAGTACCTGAATACGGCTGTTCTCGTTCTAGGGGCTGCGGCGATTGCGGTGCTCTGGGCGCGACTGATAGAGAACAAGAGCACCTTCTTCGGAATCCTTGGCGCCGGGCTTGCGGTTGCCCTGCGTGAGCCTTTGCTGAGCATTGCTGCACGTGTTGCGATCTTCGTCGGCCACATTTACTCCGTGGGTGACCGAATTGAAATCAACAAGATCGGCGGTGATGTGATCGACGTCGGGTTCTTCTACACACGCATGCTTGAGATCGGAAATTGGATTTCCGCTGACCAGGCCACCGGACGCATTGTGCAATTCAGCAACTCGCAAATCTTTGGTACGCCCGTCTACAACTACACCCAGAACTTCAGCTACATATGGGATGAAATTCAGTTGCCGATGACCTACCGCAGCAACATCGATACGGCGACTCGGATCATGCTTTCCAGCGGCGAAGAGTACACCCGTGAGTTCCTGAACAAAGCCGAAGGCGAGTTGAAGCAGATGGACCATTACTTCCTGGTGCCGAGCGTGGAACTAAAGCCACACGTCTACGTCTCATTCGACAGCAATTTCGTGACGCTCACCATGCGCTATATCGTCGATCCGAAGAAGCGCCGCGCCGCGAAAAGCTTCCTGCTGGAACACATCCTGAGAGAGACGCGTGAGCGCGACGACATCACGTATGGATCGACTACCCAGGACTTGACCATCCATGGAAGCCTCGATCAAAGCCAGAAAGATACCAACCTCGATCGAGCAGCTTGA
- a CDS encoding DUF5715 family protein yields the protein MLVVFAADAFAAKRNTRSSHKHRRVRHLRWNPMFRGSHDMLVKQNLIINELELPRIVDDEELEQIIYNEELVQLDESPALRIAPNLLENRRYCRPWTKKFIEDFSQAFYDEFKKPIQVNSAIRTVEQQKKLRRRNRNAGPIDGDTASTHLTGIALDISKRGLSRKQHKWIEEYFLPLKNLGLIDPIEERRQPVFHVVVFDRYTEWRESQQVATDATD from the coding sequence ATGCTCGTCGTCTTCGCGGCTGATGCGTTCGCCGCAAAGCGCAACACACGTTCGAGTCACAAACACCGCCGCGTTCGCCATCTCCGCTGGAACCCCATGTTCCGCGGCTCGCACGACATGCTGGTCAAGCAGAACCTGATCATCAACGAACTCGAACTACCTCGCATCGTTGACGACGAGGAACTTGAACAGATCATTTACAACGAAGAACTCGTGCAGTTGGACGAAAGCCCGGCCCTGCGGATCGCTCCGAACCTTCTGGAAAATCGCCGCTACTGCCGGCCCTGGACCAAGAAGTTCATCGAAGATTTCAGCCAGGCTTTTTATGACGAGTTTAAGAAGCCCATCCAGGTGAACTCGGCTATCCGCACGGTGGAACAGCAGAAGAAACTCCGGCGCCGTAACCGCAATGCCGGCCCGATCGACGGAGACACGGCTTCCACCCACCTCACGGGAATCGCGCTCGATATCTCAAAGCGCGGTCTAAGCCGCAAGCAGCACAAGTGGATCGAGGAATACTTCCTCCCACTGAAGAACCTCGGCCTCATCGACCCGATTGAGGAACGTCGTCAACCCGTATTCCACGTTGTCGTGTTCGACCGCTATACTGAATGGCGCGAATCACAACAAGTGGCTACGGATGCTACCGATTAA
- the rdgB gene encoding RdgB/HAM1 family non-canonical purine NTP pyrophosphatase yields the protein MRRVLVATSNPGKLRDFAGAACVHGIEIGGIPEFSTLPAVVEDEPTFEGNARKKAEFYSQYSDGEIVLADDSGLAVDALNGAPGVHSARFASSPAHPNATDTDNNAKLLKELAGVPDEKRTAHFVCVIAVAQHGKTLATFRGEAEGVMLHSPRGSGGFGYDPLFYFSELGKTFAELTPEEKATVSHRGRALLAMLDWAERFYQTR from the coding sequence ATGCGTCGAGTTCTTGTGGCGACATCGAATCCAGGCAAACTTCGCGACTTCGCAGGTGCCGCGTGCGTACACGGCATCGAGATTGGCGGCATTCCCGAGTTCTCAACTCTGCCCGCGGTAGTGGAGGATGAGCCGACCTTCGAAGGCAACGCACGCAAGAAGGCCGAGTTCTACAGCCAATACTCCGATGGTGAAATCGTTCTGGCTGACGATTCAGGCCTTGCAGTGGACGCACTCAATGGAGCACCGGGAGTCCATTCGGCGCGATTCGCGTCCAGTCCGGCACACCCGAACGCCACCGACACAGACAATAACGCCAAACTGCTGAAAGAACTCGCCGGAGTCCCTGATGAGAAGCGGACCGCACACTTCGTGTGCGTGATCGCCGTTGCGCAACATGGAAAGACATTGGCTACATTCCGTGGCGAAGCGGAAGGCGTGATGCTACATTCCCCACGCGGCAGCGGCGGATTCGGCTACGATCCGCTCTTCTACTTCTCCGAATTGGGCAAGACTTTTGCGGAACTCACGCCCGAAGAAAAAGCGACCGTAAGCCATCGCGGACGCGCGCTGCTCGCAATGCTCGACTGGGCCGAGCGTTTCTACCAGACGAGATAA
- a CDS encoding fumarate reductase/succinate dehydrogenase flavoprotein subunit, whose protein sequence is MELKSNVPTGPIEQAWDKHRFDLKLINPANKRKYNIIVVGSGLAGGAAAASLGELGYNVQCFCYQDSPRRAHSIAAQGGINAAKNYHNDGDSIYRLFYDTVKGGDFRAREYNVYRLAQVSVNIIDQCVAQGVPFAREYGGNLDNRSFGGAQVSRTFYARGQTGQQLLLGAYQALERQVGLGTVKMYSRRDMLDLIVINGQARGIVTRNLLDGKIEVHLADAVILATGGYGNVFYLSTNAKGCNATAIWRAYKRGALFANPCFTQIHPTCIPVAGEYQSKLTLMSESLRNDGRIWVPKNAGDKRVPNSIPENERDYYLERRYPSFGNLVPRDIASRAAKAECDAGRGVGPSGLGVYLDFADAIKRLGKHKIEERYGNLFEMYERITGENPYEVPMRIYPASHYTMGGLWVDYNLMSTIPGMFVGGEANFSDHGANRLGASALMQGLADGYFILPYTIGNYLATAKPGPVSADAPEVREALANVTNITNRLLGTKGTRSVDSFHRELGKIVWEYCGMGRNATGLQKALGLIPALREEYWKNVRVLGSNEEFNQSLEKAGRVADFFELAELMCLDALNRNESCGGHFREEYQTPEGEAMRDDDKYTYVAAWEYKGPGQSPALNKEPLEFKYVHPSQRSYK, encoded by the coding sequence ATGGAATTGAAATCCAATGTCCCAACCGGCCCGATTGAGCAGGCATGGGACAAACATAGATTCGACCTCAAGCTCATCAATCCCGCAAACAAACGCAAGTACAACATCATTGTTGTGGGTTCAGGTCTTGCGGGTGGCGCTGCGGCCGCCAGTCTCGGAGAGCTTGGCTATAACGTCCAGTGCTTCTGCTATCAGGACAGCCCACGCAGGGCGCACTCCATCGCTGCGCAGGGTGGTATCAACGCCGCCAAGAACTATCACAACGACGGCGACAGCATCTACCGCCTCTTCTACGACACGGTAAAGGGCGGTGACTTCCGCGCTCGTGAATACAACGTTTATCGGCTCGCGCAGGTCAGCGTGAACATCATCGACCAGTGCGTGGCGCAGGGCGTTCCGTTCGCGCGCGAATACGGCGGCAATCTCGACAACCGCTCCTTCGGCGGCGCGCAGGTGTCCCGTACCTTCTACGCACGCGGACAGACCGGCCAACAGCTTCTGCTTGGCGCCTACCAGGCGCTTGAGCGCCAGGTCGGGCTCGGCACCGTGAAGATGTACTCGCGCCGCGACATGCTCGACCTGATCGTCATCAACGGCCAGGCACGCGGCATTGTCACGCGCAACCTGCTGGACGGAAAGATCGAGGTTCACCTTGCTGACGCCGTGATTCTTGCGACGGGCGGCTATGGGAACGTCTTCTATCTTTCGACGAACGCCAAGGGCTGCAATGCAACAGCGATCTGGCGCGCGTATAAGCGTGGAGCCCTGTTTGCGAATCCGTGCTTCACGCAGATCCACCCTACGTGCATTCCGGTAGCGGGTGAATACCAGTCGAAGCTGACGCTGATGTCGGAATCGCTTCGTAATGACGGACGCATCTGGGTTCCGAAGAATGCGGGCGACAAACGTGTACCGAATTCAATTCCGGAAAACGAGCGTGATTACTACCTCGAACGTCGCTACCCCAGCTTCGGCAACCTTGTGCCGCGCGATATCGCGTCGCGTGCTGCAAAGGCCGAATGCGACGCCGGACGTGGCGTTGGCCCGTCGGGACTCGGCGTTTACCTCGACTTCGCCGATGCGATTAAGCGTCTCGGCAAGCACAAGATCGAGGAGCGCTACGGCAACCTGTTCGAAATGTACGAGCGCATCACCGGCGAGAATCCGTATGAAGTTCCGATGCGCATCTACCCGGCGAGTCACTACACCATGGGCGGCCTCTGGGTGGATTACAACCTGATGTCTACCATCCCGGGGATGTTCGTGGGTGGCGAAGCGAACTTTTCCGATCACGGCGCAAACCGCCTCGGCGCCAGCGCGCTGATGCAAGGCCTGGCAGACGGATATTTCATTCTTCCCTACACCATCGGCAACTACCTGGCGACCGCCAAGCCCGGTCCGGTTTCCGCCGATGCCCCTGAAGTCCGCGAGGCCTTGGCGAACGTCACCAATATCACCAACCGTCTTCTCGGCACCAAGGGAACGCGCAGCGTGGATTCGTTCCACCGCGAGCTGGGCAAGATCGTGTGGGAATACTGCGGCATGGGCCGTAACGCAACCGGACTCCAGAAGGCGCTGGGATTGATCCCTGCGCTGCGCGAAGAGTACTGGAAGAATGTCCGCGTGCTCGGCTCGAACGAGGAATTCAATCAGTCGCTCGAGAAAGCGGGCCGTGTGGCTGACTTCTTCGAACTCGCCGAACTGATGTGCCTGGATGCGTTAAACCGCAATGAATCGTGCGGCGGCCACTTCCGCGAGGAATATCAAACACCCGAAGGCGAGGCCATGCGCGATGACGACAAATACACGTACGTTGCGGCATGGGAATACAAGGGCCCCGGCCAGTCCCCGGCGCTGAACAAGGAGCCTTTGGAATTCAAGTACGTGCATCCTTCTCAACGGAGCTACAAGTAA
- a CDS encoding PP2C family protein-serine/threonine phosphatase → MATTQPGFAQPSPPPPRKDLFQRVRGFWHRVTEGLELQQLWSQFQTEARTGYRLYSKEVDARRPDVIPRNNWWYTAREFFWAILMKLSPAKRVLLLIGLLLLIVPVVQVNTDGGVSGSNEGIRVIGGLIILMILILETADRVTMKRDLEIAREIQHWLVPDTPPDVPGLDIAFFTRPANTVAGDYYDVVPRSESGKYLIAIADVAGKSMPAALLMATFQASLKTLSAASPSLLDLVTGLNRYACDHSIQGTRFTTAFLAEYDSATCSLSYVNAGHNPPLLLRGSRVEQLNEGGVPLGILADAQYQSGRIHLEPNDTLAIYTDGVVEAQNVAGQEFGEELLIKVLQMVPNTSAQEAIRHLMTNIEAFVATAPQHDDITCMVVRCVQR, encoded by the coding sequence ATGGCAACAACGCAACCCGGCTTCGCGCAGCCTTCCCCACCGCCCCCGCGCAAAGATTTGTTTCAGCGCGTGCGTGGATTCTGGCACCGTGTAACCGAAGGACTGGAACTGCAGCAACTATGGTCCCAGTTCCAAACGGAAGCGCGAACCGGCTACCGCCTCTACTCGAAAGAGGTGGACGCACGACGGCCCGATGTGATTCCCCGCAACAACTGGTGGTACACGGCGCGGGAATTCTTCTGGGCCATCCTGATGAAACTATCCCCGGCGAAGCGGGTGCTACTACTGATCGGCCTTCTGCTTCTGATCGTGCCCGTGGTGCAGGTGAATACCGACGGCGGAGTGAGCGGTTCCAATGAAGGGATTCGGGTGATTGGGGGATTGATCATCCTGATGATTCTGATTCTGGAGACCGCCGATCGCGTAACGATGAAACGCGATCTGGAGATCGCACGCGAGATTCAGCACTGGCTGGTGCCCGACACGCCGCCGGACGTTCCCGGACTGGACATCGCTTTCTTCACGCGACCTGCGAACACAGTTGCCGGGGATTACTATGACGTGGTTCCGCGATCAGAATCCGGCAAATACTTGATCGCTATCGCCGACGTTGCCGGAAAAAGTATGCCCGCCGCGCTGCTGATGGCGACATTTCAGGCCAGTTTGAAAACACTCTCTGCTGCTTCTCCGTCGCTGCTCGATCTCGTCACGGGACTGAACCGTTACGCTTGCGATCACAGCATCCAGGGCACGCGCTTCACAACTGCGTTCCTGGCTGAATACGACTCAGCGACGTGCTCTCTCTCGTATGTGAACGCGGGACACAACCCTCCCCTGCTGTTGCGCGGATCAAGGGTGGAGCAACTCAACGAAGGAGGCGTTCCGCTTGGAATACTTGCGGATGCGCAGTACCAGTCCGGGCGCATTCACCTCGAACCAAATGACACGCTAGCGATCTATACCGATGGAGTGGTAGAGGCACAGAACGTCGCCGGGCAGGAATTTGGTGAAGAACTCCTGATTAAAGTACTCCAGATGGTTCCCAATACCAGCGCCCAGGAAGCAATTCGACACCTGATGACGAACATTGAGGCCTTCGTTGCCACGGCTCCTCAGCACGACGACATTACCTGTATGGTGGTGCGGTGTGTCCAGCGGTAA
- a CDS encoding succinate dehydrogenase cytochrome b subunit, whose amino-acid sequence MSASAIIAQPGSFRFWQTTVGKKAIMAVTGIILFGFVVGHLLGNLQVFQGPEKLDQYAVTLRKLGPLLWATRIVLLLSVILHIWSSFQLWLLHREARPVQYVKKANLHSTYASRTMYWSGPIILAFVIYHLLHFTFGVVHPGGPFEHGKVYQNVVTGFQVWPVSVFYIIAMIMLCYHLYHGLWSMFQTLGFSHPVYSPVIQNLAKVIAILIAVGNISIPVAVMAGFIK is encoded by the coding sequence ATGAGTGCTAGCGCGATCATCGCCCAGCCCGGCAGCTTTCGATTCTGGCAGACGACTGTCGGAAAGAAAGCCATTATGGCCGTCACCGGCATTATCTTGTTCGGCTTCGTCGTCGGCCACCTTCTTGGAAACCTCCAGGTCTTCCAGGGACCAGAGAAGCTCGATCAATATGCCGTCACCCTGCGAAAGCTTGGCCCGCTGCTTTGGGCGACGCGCATCGTGCTGCTTCTCTCGGTGATCCTGCACATCTGGTCATCGTTCCAGTTGTGGCTGCTGCATCGGGAAGCCCGCCCCGTTCAGTACGTAAAGAAAGCAAACCTGCATTCGACTTACGCGTCACGCACGATGTACTGGAGCGGTCCGATCATCCTCGCGTTTGTCATCTATCACCTGCTGCACTTCACCTTCGGGGTGGTTCATCCTGGCGGACCGTTCGAGCACGGCAAGGTGTACCAGAATGTTGTGACCGGATTCCAGGTGTGGCCGGTATCGGTCTTCTACATCATTGCGATGATCATGCTCTGTTACCACCTGTACCACGGATTGTGGAGCATGTTCCAAACGCTCGGGTTCAGCCATCCGGTGTACTCGCCGGTGATCCAGAACCTGGCCAAGGTTATCGCCATTCTGATTGCTGTCGGCAATATTTCGATCCCGGTCGCTGTGATGGCCGGCTTTATTAAGTGA
- a CDS encoding carbohydrate kinase: MSSGKTERAPLVVGIGELTWDLLPGGKQLGGAPSNFAYISSLFGNRGIIVSAVGDDELGREAIAYCDQLGLDTNYIQVDDDHPSSTVQVSLDEHGQPSFEIAKQIAWDFLTWNKDLEQLARQVDVICFGSLAQRNQVSRDTTERFLRASREGCLRIFDTNLRQAFFSPTVLKTGFALATVAKLNNNELPVVLQTLGLPATDDPVTDCRLLLEQFGLELVCLTRGAHGSWLVTRDGASEHPGFRVGVIDTVGSGDAFAAAMAHQLRKGASLDVINEFANRVASWVASRPGATPVPSEHDLLHFAASF, from the coding sequence GTGTCCAGCGGTAAAACCGAACGAGCGCCGCTGGTGGTTGGAATCGGAGAGTTGACCTGGGATCTCCTGCCCGGAGGCAAGCAACTCGGTGGCGCCCCGAGCAATTTTGCCTATATCAGCAGCCTGTTTGGAAATCGTGGAATTATCGTCAGCGCCGTGGGTGATGACGAACTTGGGCGCGAGGCCATCGCGTACTGCGATCAACTGGGCCTGGATACCAATTACATTCAAGTTGACGACGACCATCCCTCCTCGACGGTGCAAGTCTCGCTCGATGAGCACGGGCAGCCAAGCTTCGAAATTGCAAAACAGATCGCGTGGGACTTCCTTACGTGGAATAAAGACCTGGAACAACTCGCACGACAGGTTGACGTAATTTGTTTTGGCTCCTTGGCACAAAGGAACCAGGTATCCCGGGATACGACGGAACGGTTTTTGCGTGCGTCACGGGAAGGCTGTCTCCGCATCTTCGACACCAATCTCCGCCAGGCGTTCTTCAGTCCGACCGTCCTCAAGACCGGCTTTGCCCTCGCGACCGTCGCCAAGCTGAACAACAATGAGCTACCTGTCGTACTTCAGACACTCGGGTTACCTGCGACTGACGATCCGGTGACTGACTGCCGACTGCTGCTGGAACAGTTCGGACTGGAACTCGTTTGCTTGACTCGCGGGGCTCATGGCAGTTGGCTGGTGACAAGGGATGGTGCATCGGAACATCCTGGATTCCGGGTTGGTGTTATAGATACCGTCGGGTCCGGGGATGCTTTCGCCGCCGCCATGGCGCACCAGCTTCGAAAGGGTGCATCTCTCGACGTTATCAACGAGTTCGCAAACCGGGTAGCATCGTGGGTCGCTTCCCGGCCCGGAGCGACTCCAGTTCCATCGGAACACGATCTTTTGCACTTCGCTGCATCGTTCTGA
- a CDS encoding dipeptidase — protein sequence MLPIKTYLLLTVFMACALASAQTKTSRKPNARAIHDSAIVIDTHADTPGRFVDENFDLATDTPVTQGHFDFGKVQQGNLGAEFFSIWVSPQIKTGYAKRALDMIDSVYEQARLHPDKMVMAYSAEDIVKARTGPHKRLASLMGVEGGHAIENDIRILRNFYRLGVRYMTLTWANTNEWADSSGDLDKPEVQHHNGLTDFGREVVREMNRLGMMVDVSHVSDKTFWDVIETTKAPVIASHSSARALNSHLRNMTDDMLRAVAKNNGVVMVNFYSGFIDEDYRKAYEAQKPEREKAVQEMKDHLRAQGQDPDKVGQFDVEKEMAARIPRPPFDSLINQIDHVAKVAGIDHVGLGSDFDGITSLPQGIDSVADLPKITEALVERGYTEEQIKKILGGNLLRVFREVEKVAKESKSL from the coding sequence ATGCTACCGATTAAAACTTACCTGCTACTCACTGTTTTCATGGCATGCGCGCTGGCTTCGGCGCAAACCAAGACTTCCAGGAAACCCAACGCGCGGGCGATCCACGACTCCGCCATCGTCATTGACACGCACGCGGACACTCCCGGGCGCTTCGTGGACGAAAACTTCGATCTCGCCACCGACACCCCCGTCACCCAGGGGCACTTCGATTTTGGCAAGGTTCAGCAGGGCAATCTCGGCGCTGAGTTCTTCTCTATCTGGGTAAGCCCGCAGATTAAAACTGGCTACGCCAAGCGCGCGCTCGACATGATCGACTCCGTTTACGAGCAGGCGCGTTTACATCCGGACAAGATGGTGATGGCATACTCGGCGGAAGACATCGTGAAGGCACGCACCGGCCCTCACAAGCGCCTCGCGTCATTGATGGGCGTTGAGGGCGGGCACGCCATCGAAAACGACATTCGCATCCTGCGCAATTTCTATCGACTCGGCGTCCGCTACATGACGCTCACCTGGGCGAATACGAACGAATGGGCCGACTCTTCCGGCGACCTCGATAAACCCGAAGTCCAGCACCACAACGGCCTCACCGACTTTGGCCGCGAAGTTGTGCGCGAAATGAACCGGCTCGGCATGATGGTGGACGTCTCCCACGTCTCCGATAAGACATTCTGGGACGTGATTGAAACGACGAAAGCCCCTGTGATCGCCTCGCACTCGTCGGCTCGTGCGCTCAACAGCCATCTCCGAAACATGACCGACGACATGCTTCGCGCCGTAGCGAAGAACAATGGCGTCGTCATGGTCAACTTCTACTCCGGCTTCATTGATGAGGACTATCGCAAGGCCTATGAAGCGCAGAAGCCCGAGCGTGAGAAGGCCGTACAGGAAATGAAGGATCACCTGCGTGCTCAGGGTCAGGATCCGGACAAAGTCGGCCAGTTTGACGTCGAAAAAGAAATGGCCGCTCGTATTCCGCGCCCGCCATTCGACTCGCTGATCAACCAGATTGATCACGTGGCAAAGGTCGCAGGCATCGACCATGTCGGCCTCGGCTCCGACTTCGACGGCATCACTTCCCTGCCGCAAGGTATTGATTCAGTAGCCGATCTGCCAAAAATCACCGAAGCGCTAGTGGAGCGAGGCTACACTGAGGAGCAGATCAAGAAGATTCTTGGCGGAAACCTGCTGCGGGTTTTCCGGGAAGTAGAGAAAGTGGCGAAAGAATCGAAGTCTCTCTGA
- a CDS encoding tetratricopeptide repeat protein, which produces MTFANSCAPAVQEQFNRAVAMLHSFWYDEANRQFRAVADQDPKCAIAWWGAAMTNWHPLWEPRGPNPADMRTGSEAIAKASSIAASSKVTPREKQFIKALSAFYDNYGTVDHLERVVAYEREMETLHKDNPKDTESTVFYALALLGSTSSLPPDKTHARPRKAGALVEPLLKTDPSHPGVAHMVIHAYDYPDLAPKALDAARLYAKIAPEAPHALHMPSHIFTRLGLWQESISSNLDSAAAARKHDLPKDEYHALDYLEFAYLQTGQDQKAHDVFQGKGLSAGVDALSFQGIFSVASMPARYVLERRQWGEAAALPDPSGFPGGRYAWADASIYYARALGAARTGKLDQARRDIERLAAAYQTLKGVKEDYWAGQVDIQKTAASAWLAFGEGKKAEGLELMRKAVALDDAADKHPVTPGSIVPTRDLLGQMLIEMNKPEEALAQYEQLLSTEPNRFAALYGIGHAAELAGNSEKAREAYTKLLAMTQGSDRAEVRAAKKFVDEGGKKMASGN; this is translated from the coding sequence GTGACCTTTGCGAATTCCTGCGCGCCTGCGGTCCAGGAGCAGTTCAATCGTGCCGTCGCGATGCTGCATTCGTTCTGGTACGACGAGGCGAACCGGCAGTTCCGTGCCGTTGCGGATCAAGATCCGAAATGCGCGATCGCGTGGTGGGGCGCTGCGATGACCAACTGGCATCCGCTGTGGGAACCACGTGGACCGAATCCGGCGGACATGAGAACCGGAAGTGAGGCCATCGCGAAGGCGTCGTCAATCGCAGCGTCATCGAAGGTGACACCGCGGGAGAAGCAGTTCATCAAGGCGCTATCCGCGTTCTACGACAACTACGGTACAGTCGATCATCTGGAACGCGTAGTTGCATACGAACGCGAGATGGAGACGTTGCACAAAGACAATCCCAAGGATACGGAATCCACTGTCTTTTACGCCCTCGCTCTCTTGGGAAGCACCAGTTCGCTGCCACCGGACAAGACTCATGCTCGTCCTAGAAAGGCTGGCGCTCTTGTCGAGCCGCTACTAAAGACCGATCCGTCGCATCCCGGTGTGGCACACATGGTGATCCACGCGTATGACTATCCGGATCTTGCGCCGAAGGCGCTGGACGCCGCTCGCCTCTATGCCAAGATCGCGCCGGAGGCTCCACATGCTCTTCATATGCCGTCGCACATCTTTACGCGGCTGGGACTGTGGCAGGAATCAATTTCGTCGAACTTGGATTCAGCGGCGGCGGCTCGCAAGCATGATCTCCCGAAAGACGAGTATCACGCGCTGGACTACCTTGAATTCGCCTACCTGCAAACAGGACAGGACCAGAAAGCGCATGATGTTTTCCAGGGAAAGGGACTCTCGGCAGGAGTGGACGCCCTGTCCTTCCAGGGAATCTTCTCTGTAGCCAGCATGCCCGCTCGGTACGTACTCGAGCGTCGGCAGTGGGGCGAAGCTGCCGCGTTGCCTGATCCGAGCGGCTTCCCAGGCGGACGCTACGCGTGGGCTGACGCATCGATCTATTACGCTCGTGCGCTTGGCGCAGCAAGGACCGGCAAGCTTGACCAGGCTCGGCGCGATATCGAAAGACTTGCTGCCGCGTACCAAACCTTGAAGGGCGTAAAGGAAGACTACTGGGCCGGACAGGTGGACATTCAGAAGACCGCCGCGTCCGCGTGGTTGGCATTTGGGGAGGGCAAGAAAGCTGAGGGCCTCGAACTCATGCGCAAGGCTGTCGCCCTCGATGACGCTGCCGACAAGCATCCGGTGACGCCGGGTTCGATCGTTCCGACCCGTGATCTGCTCGGGCAAATGCTGATCGAGATGAACAAGCCCGAAGAGGCGTTGGCGCAATACGAGCAACTGCTCTCGACCGAACCAAACCGCTTCGCTGCCTTGTACGGTATCGGACACGCGGCTGAATTGGCGGGGAATTCCGAGAAGGCGCGTGAAGCCTACACGAAGCTGTTGGCTATGACGCAAGGTAGTGACCGCGCAGAAGTGCGTGCAGCTAAAAAGTTCGTGGACGAAGGCGGCAAGAAGATGGCTAGCGGGAACTAA
- a CDS encoding succinate dehydrogenase/fumarate reductase iron-sulfur subunit, whose product MKLTLHVWRQKNAQDKGRLVRYEVPNVNEHMSFLEMLDVLNESLIEKGEDPIAFDHDCREGICGMCGMMVNGKAHGGHKGTTICQLHMRHFKDGDELYLEPWRAKAFPIVKDLAVNRGALDRIIAAGGFISVPTGSAPDGNAIPVQKQESDLAMDAAACIGCGACVAACPNAAAALFTGAKISHLGHLPQGQPERDRRSMAMVEQMRIEDFANCTNIGECVAACPKEIQLEVIVRMNRDYIKGALTNRPTSLKGDSA is encoded by the coding sequence ATGAAACTTACACTTCATGTTTGGAGACAGAAAAACGCGCAGGACAAGGGACGCTTGGTGCGCTACGAAGTGCCCAACGTCAATGAGCATATGTCGTTTTTGGAAATGCTCGACGTCCTGAATGAAAGCCTGATTGAGAAGGGCGAAGATCCGATTGCTTTCGACCACGATTGCCGCGAGGGTATCTGCGGCATGTGCGGCATGATGGTCAACGGCAAGGCGCACGGCGGACACAAGGGCACCACCATCTGCCAGCTTCACATGCGCCACTTCAAAGACGGCGACGAGCTCTACCTGGAGCCGTGGCGCGCCAAGGCCTTCCCTATCGTGAAGGATCTCGCCGTGAACCGCGGAGCGTTGGACCGCATCATCGCAGCCGGGGGATTTATTTCCGTCCCTACCGGCAGTGCGCCCGACGGCAACGCCATCCCGGTACAGAAGCAGGAATCTGACCTCGCCATGGACGCCGCCGCGTGTATCGGTTGCGGAGCGTGCGTGGCGGCATGCCCGAATGCAGCCGCGGCACTCTTCACAGGCGCGAAGATTTCCCACCTCGGACACCTACCGCAAGGCCAGCCTGAACGCGATCGTCGTTCAATGGCGATGGTCGAGCAGATGCGAATTGAAGATTTCGCGAACTGCACGAATATCGGCGAATGTGTGGCGGCTTGCCCGAAGGAAATTCAGCTTGAGGTAATCGTCCGCATGAACCGCGATTACATCAAGGGCGCACTTACCAATCGCCCGACCTCGCTGAAGGGCGACTCGGCATAA